One window from the genome of Pyrobaculum ferrireducens encodes:
- the cas2 gene encoding CRISPR-associated endonuclease Cas2 produces MIWLAVYDIQDDGERAKAAAILQAWGFVRVQRSFFVGRLPRGRAQDLLHVLSRHVKTGHVALIPVPDDSLDKALELGAPPYAPLKPPRYVQTLVV; encoded by the coding sequence GTGATCTGGCTCGCCGTCTACGACATACAAGACGACGGGGAGAGGGCCAAGGCAGCCGCCATTCTGCAGGCGTGGGGCTTCGTGCGGGTGCAGAGGAGCTTCTTCGTGGGGAGGCTCCCCAGAGGCAGGGCGCAGGACCTCCTCCACGTCTTGTCTAGACACGTCAAGACGGGGCACGTGGCCCTAATCCCGGTCCCCGACGACTCGCTGGACAAGGCGCTGGAGCTGGGGGCTCCCCCATACGCCCCCCTCAAGCCGCCCAGGTATGTACAGACCCTCGTCGTATAG
- a CDS encoding PaREP1 family protein, translating to MDTALAKPWRDLDAYIQARLEEARAELRLALTLMTEGYTRNAAGKLFQAYKSYLAAAAGRRKAELAPRFKNIDKIIAHMPTRAIPEVSAALGMEKEGYVALALHQYQHSGPDPEGVMSIYPSREAAARDFCWLAARLCQALKCDEALYAEACGKYQVQSA from the coding sequence GTGGACACGGCCCTCGCCAAGCCGTGGAGAGACCTCGACGCCTACATACAGGCAAGGCTGGAGGAGGCCCGGGCAGAGCTGAGGCTAGCCCTCACGCTGATGACAGAGGGCTACACTAGAAACGCCGCGGGCAAGCTCTTCCAAGCCTACAAGTCGTATCTAGCCGCCGCCGCGGGGAGGAGAAAGGCGGAGCTAGCCCCCCGCTTCAAAAACATAGACAAAATCATAGCGCACATGCCCACGAGGGCAATCCCCGAAGTATCAGCCGCCCTAGGCATGGAGAAGGAGGGCTACGTCGCCCTCGCCCTCCACCAGTACCAGCACAGCGGCCCAGACCCCGAGGGGGTGATGTCCATATACCCAAGCCGCGAGGCGGCCGCCCGCGACTTCTGCTGGCTCGCCGCCAGGCTCTGCCAGGCGCTGAAATGCGACGAAGCCCTCTACGCAGAGGCATGCGGAAAATACCAAGTGCAGAGCGCCTAA
- the cas1 gene encoding CRISPR-associated endonuclease Cas1 — protein MEVVVKDWGVSLGYRRGALVVRKRGGGEQSVPLHQVDRVWILTGGVSISSRLVRALARHFVDVVFFDGRGEPAARLFPPEANGTVSHRRAQYEAYLTGRGFELAKLAVYGKVVNQAAALRRLGAWRRESYRLLADAASKVAGLAPRVLACGDPQCVLGLEGSAASIYWGAVSEAFGVPSRDPQGGDPFNLALNYGYGILRYAVWRQVVIHGLDPYAGYLHADRSGRPSLVLDLMEEFRPHVDLMVLKMRPGLDWLDGGVLKREARAALVERWLSLRLEPVIARQVAQAVAHLEGRSSYQPHRL, from the coding sequence ATGGAGGTGGTGGTTAAGGACTGGGGGGTTTCGCTGGGCTACAGGAGGGGCGCCCTTGTGGTTAGGAAGAGGGGCGGCGGGGAGCAGTCGGTGCCCCTCCATCAGGTGGACAGGGTGTGGATACTCACGGGGGGCGTCTCCATATCCTCCCGCCTGGTTAGGGCCTTGGCGAGGCATTTCGTCGACGTGGTGTTTTTCGACGGGAGGGGCGAGCCGGCGGCGAGGCTGTTCCCCCCGGAGGCAAACGGCACGGTGTCGCACAGAAGGGCCCAGTACGAGGCCTACCTCACGGGGAGGGGCTTCGAGCTAGCAAAGCTGGCGGTGTACGGCAAGGTGGTGAACCAAGCCGCGGCGCTTAGGAGGCTCGGCGCGTGGAGGAGGGAGAGCTACCGCCTGCTGGCCGACGCCGCCTCCAAAGTAGCTGGGCTGGCCCCCCGGGTCCTCGCGTGCGGCGACCCGCAGTGCGTCCTGGGGCTGGAGGGCTCCGCCGCCTCCATCTACTGGGGGGCCGTGTCGGAGGCCTTCGGCGTGCCGTCCAGAGACCCCCAGGGCGGGGATCCCTTCAACCTCGCGCTTAACTACGGATACGGCATCCTCAGATACGCGGTGTGGAGGCAGGTGGTGATCCACGGCCTCGACCCCTACGCCGGCTACCTCCACGCCGACAGGTCGGGGAGGCCCTCCCTGGTGCTGGACTTGATGGAGGAGTTCCGCCCCCACGTAGATCTCATGGTTTTGAAGATGAGGCCGGGGCTTGACTGGCTTGACGGCGGGGTTTTGAAGCGGGAGGCGCGGGCGGCTCTTGTGGAGAGGTGGCTCTCCCTGAGGCTTGAGCCTGTTATAGCGAGGCAGGTGGCCCAGGCGGTGGCCCACCTAGAGGGGAGGAGCAGCTACCAGCCGCACAGGCTGTGA
- the cas4a gene encoding type I-A CRISPR-associated protein Cas4/Csa1 — protein MAREAASAVGAEPDPRGVELARYLAVQVAARVDEIAARTEADPISLAARAVPLLAEYVVDGRPLGLTLVRADALYHNIVVEVKVGPPDDRHALALAGYALAVEADEEVPVDAGLLVYISFNGGVKLRAYPVAVGEGLRRDFLEERNRLMEMVASGSDPGLSPRCDDKCPFWRHCHGGGG, from the coding sequence GTGGCCAGGGAGGCCGCCTCAGCCGTGGGGGCCGAGCCGGATCCGCGCGGGGTGGAGCTGGCGAGGTACCTGGCGGTTCAGGTGGCGGCGCGGGTTGACGAAATTGCGGCGAGGACGGAGGCGGACCCCATCAGCCTCGCCGCCAGGGCGGTGCCGCTTCTCGCCGAGTACGTCGTGGACGGGAGGCCGCTGGGGCTGACGCTGGTGAGGGCCGACGCGCTCTACCACAATATTGTGGTGGAGGTGAAGGTGGGGCCTCCCGACGATAGACACGCCCTTGCCCTCGCCGGCTACGCCCTGGCGGTGGAGGCGGACGAGGAGGTGCCGGTGGACGCCGGCTTGCTGGTGTACATAAGCTTCAACGGCGGGGTGAAGCTCAGGGCGTACCCAGTGGCGGTGGGGGAGGGCCTCAGGAGGGACTTCCTCGAGGAGAGGAACAGGCTTATGGAGATGGTGGCGTCGGGCTCGGATCCCGGGCTCTCGCCTAGGTGCGACGACAAGTGCCCCTTCTGGAGGCACTGCCATGGAGGTGGTGGTTAA
- the cas4 gene encoding CRISPR-associated protein Cas4 produces the protein MYRPSSYRPTPWDVLELEYCPRYLWLSKRHGVPVTPSMRAGKSAEPELRRRLAAALGGEPRPVYIDAGWAHGVVDLLVVRKSAVPVEIKTGAPRPEHKWQLYAEAYLVKAAGYAVTRGVLAYGERLRSLQVTPAELKAAERLLAKAAEVVEGPPPPPRRSPKCAYCQYRAICTYT, from the coding sequence ATGTACAGACCCTCGTCGTATAGACCCACGCCCTGGGACGTGCTGGAGCTGGAGTACTGCCCCCGCTACCTCTGGCTCTCTAAGAGACACGGCGTCCCCGTCACCCCCTCCATGAGGGCGGGGAAATCCGCCGAGCCGGAGCTGAGGCGGAGGCTCGCCGCGGCGCTGGGGGGAGAGCCGAGGCCTGTGTACATAGACGCGGGGTGGGCGCACGGCGTCGTGGACCTCCTCGTCGTGAGGAAGTCTGCGGTCCCCGTCGAGATAAAGACCGGCGCCCCCCGGCCCGAGCACAAGTGGCAGCTGTACGCAGAGGCCTACCTCGTGAAGGCGGCGGGCTACGCAGTCACAAGGGGGGTGCTGGCGTATGGAGAGAGGCTGAGGAGCCTCCAGGTGACCCCCGCCGAGCTTAAAGCGGCTGAGCGGTTGCTGGCAAAGGCGGCTGAGGTGGTGGAGGGCCCGCCGCCGCCCCCGAGGAGGAGCCCCAAATGCGCCTACTGCCAGTACAGAGCCATATGTACCTATACATAG